Proteins from one Sphaeramia orbicularis unplaced genomic scaffold, fSphaOr1.1, whole genome shotgun sequence genomic window:
- the LOC115416722 gene encoding bryoporin-like encodes MAAAIGAAAAVLATAITAGQAIANAIPTYRQCVIWIENQCKDRTLSNPRNYEDCGHCSEPLTPVIVPSDTGGGVFVKNSWATSGSVGVITYDIKKEGSGETKRLAIMYSVPYSYVTSSNWFAVGIFDRFTPCNQQLFNKMYYDSGPFTRGKASDGEITYKSDGITLKATMSNEYTPTIKLQIFD; translated from the exons ATGGCAGCAGCAATCGGAGCAGCAGCTGCAGTTCTGGCGACGGCCATCACTGCTGGTCAAGCTATCGCTAACGCCATTCCCACGTATCGCCAGTGCGTCATCTGGATTGAAAATCAGTGCAAAGACCGCACCCTCAGTAATCCCAG AAACTATGAAGACTGTGGACATTGTAGCGAGCCTCTGACGCCTGTGATCGTCCCTTCTGACACCGGCGGCGGCGTGTTCGTCAAGAACAGCTGGGCCACATCTGGGTCTGTGGGCGTCATCACGTACGACATTAAGAAGGAGGGTTCAGGGGAAACCAAGAGGCTCGCCATCATGTACTCTGTGCCTTACAGCTACGTTACCTCTTCCAACTGGTTCGCAGTGGGAATCTTTGACCGATTCACACCGTGTAATCAACAGCTGTTTAACAAGATGTATTACGATTCTGGCCCATTTACCCGAGGCAAAGCCAGCGATGGGGAAATCACTTACAAAAGCGATGGTATAACTCTGAAAGCCACCATGTCCAATGAGTACACGCCTACTATCAAGCTGCAGATATTCGACTGA